The Falco rusticolus isolate bFalRus1 chromosome 4, bFalRus1.pri, whole genome shotgun sequence genome includes the window TGGCTTTGGCTTTTCACGATGGCAGCGTCCACATTGTCCATCGCCTGTCCTTGCAAATGATGGCTGTCTTCTATGGCTCTTCCTCCCAGCGCCCAGTGGATGAGCAGGCTATCAAAAGGCAGCGAACTGCTGGTCCCCTGGTTCACTTCAAAGCCATGCAGCTCTCCTGGACGTCTCTGGCCTTGGCTGGCATCGATAGTCATGGGAAGGTATTGTGCTCTGTTACGGCGTGGTGGTGTGAGTTGTTCTCATCCAGTCTCTCTCTAAGCGGCGATGGATTGCTTGGAAAAACACTGGGAACGTTGTTGCCAGCCGTGTGATCCATGATAAACAAGAAGAGATGTATCCTTTCACTGCAGGGGTTGTGTCCTTGGGTCAGGAATGAGCTGCCGTTGGCCCCGTGTTGTGTTGTAACTTTGGGAATGTTTTTGAGCCAGTTCTTGATGCAGGTTTTCCTTTGCCTCCTTTCAGCTGAGCATGCTTCGCATCTCCCCTTCCATGGGCCACGTGCTGGACATGAACATGTCCCTCCGTCACTTGCTGTTCCTGTTGGAGTATTGCATGGTGACTGGCTACGACTGGTGGGACATCCTGCTCCACGTCCAACCCAACATGGTCCAGAACCTGGTGGAGAAGCTGCACGAAGAGTATATGCGCCAGAATGCGGCCCTGCAGCAGGTCAGTGGGAGCTCCCTGGCTTACTGCAGAGGGGTCTCGGTgactgggaggaaggagggagtaGTGACTTCTCAGAAGTTACTGGCTGTGCTGTCTCTGCATACTCAAGCAACACTTGAGGTGTGAAGAACCTCCATTTAAGCAGTGTTCGTTTTCACTGAGATTAATGGGTCTCTACCTGTTGGAAACTTCTGGTGAGATGGTAAGGTCTATTTTTGGCAGGGATTCCGGGAACAGTAGCACCGTTTGTACATGCACAGAACAGAGTTCATGTGCACAGAACGGTGTTCACTGTTCCTGTCATTCATGTGGCAGAAATGGAGAGGAGAGAATAAAGCAGCTTGCTTTAATGAGATTCTCATTCTGCctttacttctgtatttttcctggtgTCTCTCTGTCAATCAGGTCCTTTCCACGCGCATTGTTGCCATGAAGGCGTCTCTCTGCAAGCTGTCCTCCAGCACGATAGCCCGTGTGTGTGACTACCACGCGAAGCTCTTCCTCATCGCCATTAGCTGCACCTTGAAGTCACTGCTACGCCCACACTTCCTGAACACCCCGGACAAGAGTCCTGGGGACCGACTCACCGAGATCTGCTCCAAGATCACAGATATAGGTAGTGATCGCTCATAACATCTGCTCATAACAGAACATTTGAGTGTTTTGTATCAGATCATTCCCCTTTTAGGTTTGGTATAAAGCATTGTGGTCTCATAGTAACTCCCTGGGTTTGAGGAAGAGGGAGGTGACTTCTCTTGGcgctgcagggacagggtgtGAAGCTTGGATCCATCTTCCTGAGCCAGGAGATGtcttgcttctgtttcagaCATCGACAAGGTGATGATTAACCTGAAGACAGAAGAATTTGTCTTGGAGATGACTACGTTgcagtccctgcagcagctcatcCAGTGGGTGGGAGATTTTGTGCTCTACCTGCTGGCCAGCCTTCCTAACCAGGTGAGAGCCTGGGGTCCTGagaggagcaaaaaaaaaagaaaaattctgtgtgCAGTGTTCGGGTAGCTTTAGCCAAGTCACACACCACCCTGGTGTTCCTGTCGAAACAGGCACTTGGCAGAAGAGtgtaagaaacagcagaaaaccagaatgGTCCTTTCTGTGCCCATCtggaggcagtgctgcagcGACTGGCGGCTGCATTCAGAGTGACTCATTTAAACTTTTGATGAACCTCTGTGCCTCTGACCTCCACAGCATCCCCTGGTAGTGAGTGCCACAGGCTGTGTagtgcttggaaaaaaaaaaaaattgtctgaaaAGGGAGCAGTAAGCTGCATGTAAATCCCAATCTCAGccggtggttttttttaatttttttttccctctgcagggTTCCCCTGTGCGGCCAGGACACAGCTTCCTGCGGGATGGAGCATCCCTGGGCATGTTCAGGGAGCTGATGGTGGTGATCCGTATTTGGGGACTGTTGAAGCCAAGCTGCCTCCCCGTCTACACAGCGACCTCCGACACACAGGACAGCATGTCCCTCCTCTTCAGGCTCTTAACTAAACTCTGGCTGTGTTGTAAGTGTTTGCCAGTTTCCCCAAACAAAAGAATCCTTCCTTAATGTGGATTGTGCATGAAAGGAGTAATTGCAGGGCTAACTTCTGAGTGGGTCTGTACTCTTTAGAAAGGGCAAGTACAGCTGCCAAGTTAATTGTTTTCCGTGCTGCGTTGGCGGATGGAGGAGGAAACTGCGCTCAGTTCGCTTGATCtataaatgagaaatttaaaGATCATGCTGGTGCTCtctctttgcttcattttccatGCAGGTCGTGAGGAAAATCACATAACAGAGCCAGATGATACCCTGATAGATGAATGttgcctcctgcccagccagtTGCTCATTCCCAATATCGATTGGTTGCCCATCAATGACGGCATTATCAGCAAGTTGCAGAACAAACAGCTTGTCCGGCTGCAGTTTGGAAAAGCTCCTGGGCTCGTTGGTCACACTGTCTCTTCCCAGTTTGATGCCTTTGTCAGGTACAGAGACCTGAAACGAGGGTGTGGTGTGGTGAGGAGAGGGTGTTGGGAGGCTTTGGGATCTCTTTGCAGCTCTGAGAGGTCGGTGGGTTTGGGACGCTTGTGTTTTTTGACTTGTCTGACCCAAGAGCAGTTTGTCCTCTCCGCTTGAATTCACTTCTTAGCTTGCGATGGGCTGGGAATTTAAAGTATCAAAAAGAGATGGCAagtggaggggaggaaaaaaaaaaaaagtgctagtTTGTGTCATGTCAGCATGGCCTCCAGTCGCATGGTACTTGATGGACAAGATAGTCAAAGCCCACATCATGTTGGCCACTGAAATGCAGCTCACTGTCCTGGAAGCAGCTTTTAGGAAGCGATATTCTAGAAAAGTTCCCATTCTTTTTCCTACCCAGGGCACCTGGACAGCCCAAAATTGATCATCTGAGGCGGCTTCATCTAGGAGCGTACCCAACAGAGGAATGCAAGTCCTGTACCAGGTAAGTGCTTGAGCGTAATCCCTTTGGGGCAGGGGAGGTCTTGGCAGAAACTCACCTTGTTCTTTTTGTCATTCAAAAGCTCTTGCAGTCTCCGTTTACCATC containing:
- the MED16 gene encoding mediator of RNA polymerase II transcription subunit 16; amino-acid sequence: MDLAYVCEWEKKPKSNHCPSIPLVCAWSCRNLIAFTTDLRNEEEKDLTHMVHIIDTEHPWDVYSVNSGHAEVITCLEWDQSGSRLLSADADGHIKCWSMTDHLANSWENTVGSMVEGDPVVALSWLHNGVKLALHVEKSGASNFGEKFSRVKFSPSLTLFGGKPMEGWIAVTISGLVTVSLLKPNGQVLTSTESLCRLRCRVALADVAFTGGGNIVVATSDGSSTSPVQFYKVCVSVVNEKCKIDTEILPSLFMRCTTDPARKDKYPAITHLKFLARDMSEQVLLCASNQNSSIVECWSLRKEGLPVNNIFQQISPVVGDKQPMILKWRILSATNDLDRVSAVALPKLPISLTNTDLKVANDTKFFPGLGLALAFHDGSVHIVHRLSLQMMAVFYGSSSQRPVDEQAIKRQRTAGPLVHFKAMQLSWTSLALAGIDSHGKLSMLRISPSMGHVLDMNMSLRHLLFLLEYCMVTGYDWWDILLHVQPNMVQNLVEKLHEEYMRQNAALQQVLSTRIVAMKASLCKLSSSTIARVCDYHAKLFLIAISCTLKSLLRPHFLNTPDKSPGDRLTEICSKITDIDIDKVMINLKTEEFVLEMTTLQSLQQLIQWVGDFVLYLLASLPNQGSPVRPGHSFLRDGASLGMFRELMVVIRIWGLLKPSCLPVYTATSDTQDSMSLLFRLLTKLWLCCREENHITEPDDTLIDECCLLPSQLLIPNIDWLPINDGIISKLQNKQLVRLQFGKAPGLVGHTVSSQFDAFVRAPGQPKIDHLRRLHLGAYPTEECKSCTRCGCVTMLKSPNKVTAVKQWEQRWIKNCLCGGLWRRMPLSYS